From Oceanipulchritudo coccoides, the proteins below share one genomic window:
- a CDS encoding alpha/beta hydrolase translates to MPRYTVLIITFCLHCASVAELPYGPIRAAYEFTYGDAYSAAVELPAYRIVDLGAGITPVSINDSMMILMSTDDKKLIQWGGGERSIMNDNFRYSDWARLNEEKSVVTTSMTPENEFEMRFWLEGDASHCLVENEDCLPYPPYYWWPYAFNDQDQLVLHQEAESGFFAFAPYTLRIETDLLNLRSGTCEELSSYEYYIDENYDLHQGGILYTVNDINNYGETVGEVYSDSAFSDDSGITYYHQDQYFALNKETVLDFEPLQITDMGTVLGRSLGPQFGLVILDQFGQRSIGPVLTELESVVPCISNPLDGLEEIVIENHYWKRMSETDFSGRPTGQPSPDFWEGSIDNLIMDTGSWAQLKATCISASGRIAGTGRFFDWATFQWEDRGFLLMPQLLVPDWDRNGTIDITDQKQAAKNFPWYFWVNDDDDSGDLARSWADDMPESADADWESPGVDGLRDVVDFFPVHLDIQDFLAAVENIDDVEVSLSQADAALNFVYTSLLPEEMGKIHESRLETGFGPLFSSPLESAEVQAISSQATILSAAFIRRIRDENRGVLLMEGAHPSTEPLVMNYHYRGDLVFSCELPLSISPVGEMFRVANLRNVDPKFSQADPGPWPTDLGEPPNLPDAYLRSFKDSLPTLVHIHGYNWGGDQAPAAHAEIFKRFFQTGSCARYVGVTWFGDEGTLELIGTSFDYNENVINAFITAGYLPEALATLAAPLTSVFAHSLGNMVASSAIVDHGWNVLNYFMLNAAVPTEAYLGEQEDRRKMVNPDWKDEGSDQSDYPEFLMPSYWSALFQPDDHRSLLSWKTRFGGVSGNTICHNFFSTGEDILRSGNGDLPALFEDIWKTELIWVYNEMVKGTSTLATSLTGDVHGGWGFNFSHMDWINPGGAAHPPAGEWIRMLPAEAALIDPEELITEPFFRPFSSGDSDFPDWSDGSWLYGNKEEANAHLPPASFVGASPNAIKNHAKILAEGLPAHSAPAGSNSLPKLPLLLNYDLDKVIRQALFWPFRSPAEKQDRWLHSDYLNPALPFVAELYRICVKSINP, encoded by the coding sequence ATGCCCCGATACACCGTTTTGATCATCACTTTCTGCCTCCATTGCGCATCAGTTGCGGAACTACCTTATGGACCCATTCGCGCTGCGTATGAATTTACCTACGGCGACGCCTACTCCGCGGCAGTAGAACTGCCAGCTTACCGGATTGTCGACCTGGGAGCCGGTATCACGCCCGTGTCCATCAACGATTCCATGATGATCCTGATGTCCACAGATGACAAAAAGCTCATCCAATGGGGTGGCGGGGAGCGATCCATCATGAATGACAACTTCAGGTATTCAGACTGGGCCCGCCTCAATGAGGAAAAATCCGTCGTCACCACCAGCATGACGCCTGAGAATGAATTTGAAATGCGCTTCTGGCTGGAGGGAGACGCATCTCATTGTCTTGTCGAAAACGAAGACTGCCTGCCCTACCCGCCCTATTACTGGTGGCCTTATGCCTTTAATGATCAGGACCAACTGGTTTTACACCAGGAAGCTGAATCCGGTTTCTTTGCCTTTGCGCCCTACACGCTCCGTATCGAGACCGATCTGCTCAACCTGCGATCCGGCACATGCGAGGAGCTTTCGTCATATGAATATTATATCGATGAGAACTATGACCTGCATCAGGGCGGCATCCTGTACACGGTGAATGACATCAACAATTACGGCGAAACAGTCGGCGAGGTCTACTCGGACAGTGCTTTCTCGGACGACTCTGGCATCACCTACTACCATCAGGATCAATATTTCGCACTCAACAAGGAGACCGTCCTCGACTTTGAACCGCTCCAGATCACGGACATGGGAACGGTTCTGGGCCGTTCCCTCGGGCCGCAATTCGGTCTGGTGATTCTTGATCAATTCGGGCAGCGGTCGATAGGTCCTGTCCTGACCGAGCTTGAATCCGTGGTGCCCTGCATCAGCAACCCACTCGACGGGCTGGAGGAAATTGTCATTGAAAACCACTACTGGAAACGCATGTCGGAAACGGACTTCTCAGGCAGGCCCACCGGACAGCCATCACCTGACTTCTGGGAGGGCAGCATTGATAACCTGATCATGGATACGGGGTCATGGGCCCAACTCAAGGCAACCTGTATCAGTGCAAGCGGAAGGATTGCAGGTACAGGCCGCTTCTTTGACTGGGCCACCTTCCAATGGGAAGATCGCGGCTTTCTCTTGATGCCCCAGCTGCTCGTCCCCGATTGGGACCGGAATGGAACGATTGATATTACGGATCAAAAACAGGCGGCAAAGAATTTCCCGTGGTACTTCTGGGTGAATGACGATGATGATTCCGGTGACCTCGCCCGGTCATGGGCAGATGACATGCCGGAATCCGCCGATGCGGACTGGGAGTCCCCCGGCGTCGACGGATTACGGGATGTGGTCGACTTCTTTCCGGTGCACTTGGACATTCAGGACTTTCTGGCCGCCGTCGAAAACATCGATGATGTGGAAGTCAGTCTTTCCCAGGCCGATGCCGCGCTCAATTTTGTCTACACCAGCCTTTTGCCGGAAGAGATGGGAAAGATTCATGAATCCCGCCTGGAGACCGGTTTTGGACCCCTTTTCTCATCTCCTTTGGAGAGCGCCGAGGTGCAGGCCATCTCCTCCCAGGCAACGATACTGTCAGCTGCATTTATTCGCCGGATCCGGGATGAGAACCGTGGTGTTCTCCTGATGGAAGGGGCTCATCCATCGACTGAACCACTTGTCATGAATTACCACTACAGAGGGGATCTGGTTTTCTCATGTGAGCTCCCATTATCCATTTCTCCAGTCGGGGAGATGTTCCGGGTTGCCAACTTGCGGAATGTCGATCCGAAATTCTCACAGGCTGATCCCGGCCCCTGGCCCACCGATCTGGGCGAGCCACCCAACCTGCCCGATGCATATCTGAGAAGCTTCAAGGACAGCCTTCCCACCCTTGTGCATATCCATGGCTACAACTGGGGCGGAGATCAGGCACCGGCAGCTCATGCGGAAATTTTCAAGCGCTTTTTCCAGACAGGCTCCTGTGCCCGTTATGTCGGCGTCACTTGGTTTGGCGATGAAGGGACGCTCGAGCTCATTGGCACATCCTTTGACTACAATGAGAATGTCATCAATGCCTTCATCACGGCTGGCTACCTGCCGGAGGCATTGGCAACCCTTGCCGCACCCCTCACTTCGGTCTTCGCACACAGCTTGGGGAACATGGTCGCCTCCAGCGCCATCGTTGATCATGGATGGAATGTCCTCAACTACTTCATGCTCAATGCCGCTGTCCCGACCGAGGCCTACCTCGGAGAGCAGGAGGATCGCCGCAAAATGGTCAATCCGGATTGGAAAGACGAAGGGTCAGACCAATCGGATTATCCGGAATTCCTCATGCCGTCCTACTGGTCAGCCCTCTTCCAGCCGGATGATCACCGGTCACTGTTGAGCTGGAAAACCCGCTTCGGCGGCGTTTCAGGGAATACAATCTGCCATAACTTTTTCTCGACCGGGGAAGACATCCTCCGTTCAGGCAATGGCGATCTGCCCGCACTCTTTGAGGATATCTGGAAGACCGAACTGATCTGGGTTTACAATGAAATGGTCAAGGGAACGAGTACCCTGGCGACAAGCCTGACCGGCGACGTTCACGGTGGCTGGGGTTTCAACTTTTCCCACATGGACTGGATCAACCCCGGAGGGGCGGCACATCCTCCCGCGGGGGAATGGATCCGGATGCTCCCGGCAGAAGCAGCCTTGATCGATCCGGAAGAGCTGATCACAGAGCCATTTTTCAGACCCTTTTCCAGCGGTGATTCCGATTTTCCGGATTGGTCAGATGGTTCATGGCTTTATGGGAACAAGGAGGAAGCCAATGCCCACCTGCCTCCCGCTTCCTTTGTTGGTGCCTCTCCCAATGCCATCAAGAATCACGCGAAGATTCTGGCCGAGGGGTTGCCGGCCCATTCCGCACCAGCTGGTTCAAACAGCCTGCCAAAACTCCCCCTGCTTCTGAACTATGATCTGGATAAGGTCATCCGCCAGGCCCTCTTCTGGCCATTTAGGAGTCCGGCGGAGAAACAGGACCGATGGCTCCACAGCGATTACCTGAATCCTGCCCTGCCCTTTGTCGCCGAACTTTACCGAATCTGTGTTAAATCCATAAACCCGTAA